From the genome of Spirochaetota bacterium:
AAAGTATACTAGTTGTAATAGCTTTGTTGGTTGCAGTATGTATGATGTCAGATGTTTTTTCATTGACCGTTGGCGGGAAAGAACTGCTAAAGAAAGGTACCGGTAAAAGAACAAAAGGGATTCTTGGAACAGTGTACTATGCAACACTGTGGGTACCAGAAAGCCTTAAAAATGCTGATGCAACTGCAATAGTTGAAGCAAATGAACCAATGGCGGTTGTTCTGGTTATTGACTCTAAGTTGCTAACCAAAGAAAGATTTTTAGAAGCAACAAAGGAAGGATTTGCACAGGCAGCTTCAAGTGGCTATGCAACTGCCAAACAGGATGCATTCTTAAAGCTTTTTGATGCTGTTGATTTCAAGAAAGGTGATGTAAT
Proteins encoded in this window:
- a CDS encoding chalcone isomerase family protein encodes the protein MRKSILVVIALLVAVCMMSDVFSLTVGGKELLKKGTGKRTKGILGTVYYATLWVPESLKNADATAIVEANEPMAVVLVIDSKLLTKERFLEATKEGFAQAASSGYATAKQDAFLKLFDAVDFKKGDVIQLGYDPKAGLTAVFTASETKKTTTLGSVAGLDLKKALFAIWLGPKPVQESLKKAMLGM